The following proteins are encoded in a genomic region of Bradyrhizobium sp. SK17:
- a CDS encoding FUSC family protein, translated as MRTFAKRMFEKLWSRKTQLALAVRIASAGVAAYAIALALHLLLPLWAVLTSLIVTQMSVGRSLKATRDYMLGTIGGAIYGGAIAVLIPHSGEGSLLALLVLAIVPLAFIAALNPSLNSATVTAVIVLLLPTMHHSNPLDSAIDRVLEVTVGALTGLVISFLVLPSRAVSQIRVNASKLLELLSAAFAELLAGLTRGLDNDALHRIQDGIGTAVTNLHATGMEAERERSMHLSSGPDTGPLLRTIQRLRHDVVMIGRASVVPLPAEIQTRLARPLADVSKAIVTYMMSVATALRAGSGPADMAPVDAALQAYSAEVAAVRSEGLTRGLPVDVMERFFALGFSLDQMRQNLNDLKRCHGNWCTNEEASEKIVGETSEKSVA; from the coding sequence ATGAGGACCTTCGCAAAACGCATGTTCGAGAAGCTCTGGAGCCGCAAGACGCAGCTGGCGCTGGCGGTCCGCATCGCGTCCGCCGGCGTGGCGGCCTATGCCATCGCGCTGGCGCTGCATCTCCTGTTGCCGCTCTGGGCGGTGCTGACCTCGCTGATCGTCACGCAGATGAGCGTCGGGCGCTCCTTGAAGGCGACCCGCGACTACATGCTCGGCACCATCGGCGGCGCCATCTATGGCGGCGCGATCGCAGTGCTGATCCCGCATTCCGGCGAGGGCAGCCTGCTGGCGCTCCTGGTGCTGGCGATCGTGCCGCTTGCCTTCATCGCCGCGCTCAATCCAAGCCTCAACTCGGCGACGGTGACGGCGGTGATCGTGCTGCTGCTGCCGACGATGCATCACTCCAACCCGCTGGATTCCGCGATCGACCGCGTGCTCGAGGTGACGGTCGGCGCGCTCACCGGCCTCGTGATCTCGTTCCTGGTGCTGCCGTCGCGGGCGGTCAGCCAGATCAGGGTCAATGCATCGAAGCTGCTGGAACTGCTCTCGGCAGCGTTCGCCGAATTGCTCGCCGGCCTGACCCGCGGCCTCGACAACGATGCGCTGCACCGGATCCAGGATGGCATCGGCACCGCCGTGACCAATCTGCACGCCACCGGCATGGAAGCCGAGCGCGAGCGCTCGATGCACCTGTCGTCGGGGCCGGATACCGGCCCCCTGCTGCGGACCATCCAGCGGCTGCGGCACGACGTCGTGATGATCGGGCGGGCCTCGGTGGTGCCGTTGCCGGCCGAAATCCAGACCAGGCTGGCGCGGCCGCTCGCCGACGTCAGCAAGGCGATCGTCACCTACATGATGTCAGTCGCGACCGCGCTGCGCGCCGGCAGCGGCCCGGCCGACATGGCGCCGGTCGATGCGGCGTTGCAGGCCTACAGCGCGGAGGTGGCCGCGGTGCGCAGCGAGGGCTTGACCCGCGGCCTTCCGGTCGATGTCATGGAGCGGTTCTTCGCGCTGGGCTTCTCGCTCGACCAGATGCGGCAGAATCTGAACGACCTCAAGCGCTGCCACGGCAATTGGTGCACGAACGAGGAGGCTTCCGAGAAGATCGTGGGCGAAACGTCCGAGAAGAGCGTGGCATGA